ATTAGGTAGAATCTACACTTTCTATAATCCACCCATTTTGggagagaaggaagagagaaaggtgttttgatgtgataaaatgaaaaaactaaaatactcttatttttatatactttttatcagatatttaaattattttatatacatattatttcttttcactttctacataagaaaataagaaagaaaagttaaattttttttctcacaatATAATGTCCTTACATACTGGTTAATATttgtcaaaatataattaatattttagtttataatagaatattttcaatttcttaGTATGACTTcagttattatttttctcttatttatgaaaaatatataagaatcaAGGGaagctaaaaatataattgaaaagatagccaataaatgaaaataaaaatatcttttaaaattagacAGATAAATATAAGAATCAAGACTGTTAAGTATGGGGCCAACAATTTATGTTAAATCTTACAGTTACATTCAAGACTCAATTTATAGAGAATCAAAGTCACTTTCAGATAATATGCATATAAATTTGAACGAGGTGGACGCAACTTTCATTAATCATTGGACAATTAACACCTTTCAGACAAACATGAACAAATAAAACAGTAGTCTTCAATTACTTCAACCAAAAGGTCTAACAAACTACACGATTATAAGCTTAAGGCAAGTAATAACCAACTAAAATTCAAGTTTGCAAAACTATGATTTCTTATTATAAAGCCCCTACCCTACATTCGGGGAAACTTCAAAACCACTATTTTTCATCCAAATTATTCAATGCAAAGGGGAAGCAACATCATTGCCTCAGATAGTTGTCGTCGTCATTATCTGTATATTAACCTCCACCACCAGAACCGTATTTCTTTCCGAACAAGACGAGCTGTAGCTTATCATAACCAGCGAGCACTCCAGCACCTGCAACAGCACGTAATATGTTTGCACCGGCACCTTTAAAGAGTGACTTAGTACCCTCTTTTGCGACAATTATCTTGAATGCTTCCAAAGAGCTCTTGTATTTTACAGCTTCTCCAGATGTCATCATCATTCTTCTACGCACAGTATCAATGGGGTAAGAGGCCAAGCCGGCACCTATTGTGATCCCCCATCCCAAGAGAAAACTCGCAAAGAAGCTATCCTGTTAATGATAAGAGTAACTAAGGTAAGTAAACATAAGAACTTATTGAATAGCATCGTTTTTTGAATTGTGTTTAAACTAAATCTAGTTAGGCCCATCAACAAATATCAAGTAACCCGGAAATTATAAGCATTCATATAGGAAGTACATTTAACTAAGttacttaacaaaaaataagacaACATAAATCCAAAAGAAACTGAAATCAAGAATAGTTATTTCcacacaacaattttttttaggaacaGGTATGCACCACACTACAAAATAGACcagatttcaaattcaaaattgtaTTTACCTGCAATCCACCAACCAAGACCACTGGTTTCAGAGAATCATACATTCCAAAGTAAAGACCACGGTACACTATGATTCCAACACATGAGATGTTGAAACCACGATAAAGGCCAGCAATGCCATCAGACTTAATGGTTTTCCTGTAAACATCAATCAAGCCATTGAACTGCCTCTCACCACCCTTCTTTGCAGCCTTTGCATCATTTGCTAAACGTGTTCGGGCATAGTCCAAAGAATAGACAAACAAGAGGGAGGAAGCCCCAGCAGCCCCCCCAGATGCTAAATTCCCAGCAAACCATTTCCAGTAGCCATCTTTATCCTTTTTGAAGTTGAAAAGCCTCTTGAAATAATCCTTAAAAGCAAAATTCAGagcctgaaaaaaaaaacacaaaagcaaGCATTAAAGATACAGAAAAAACATATAGATACTGCAGACCAAACAGTCAAACAccaaatataaatttacattcatcacatcaaaatcaaataaaagagGGTAAACCCCGCACActctaaaataaaagaatgtttTATGAATCACACTCCAAAAACACAAACAGGACAACAAATATGCAGAGCCATTGGGTTTGTTGTGGCTTTGtggaaataatataataaaagttaaaaacccCACCCGATTCCAGGGTAAATATAATGACAAAAAAGTATGTTTGAGTTTTGTACACGTGaagtaaaaggaaaacaaagacatTGCCAAAGAACATAATCAAGCATATACAGTTGGAAATGGAATAATAAATCAGATATGACATGCTTACAATTAAATAATCACATCAAACAAGTTAACCTATATTCCAACTTCAGAGGAAAGAAAAATCACCTGAGTAGGGAAGTATCTGATAACATTAGCAGTGTTTCCTCTCCAAAGAGCAATCACCCCTTCATCCTTCATGGTTCGAGTGAAACAATCGCCAATTCCTTTGTATGGTTCAGACAACCGACCACTCTTGATCATTTCATCCTGGTTTTGGATGAGCAACTTAACTCGTTCGATTGGAGCCGCAGCTGTCTTGGACACAGCCGCCGACACTCCGCCCATCAGGAAATCCAACAAAAATCCAGACACCCCTTTCTCAGCCGGCGCGTGTGCCGTGACTGGAACCAAACCTGAAGACTGCAAACCTCCATTGAAGTAACTACCAGTGGTAGAACAGTTTCTGGAGTGATTAGGAGCAAGCCTGGACACAAGATAAGACTGTCCAGATAACTTCTGAACTACCGATGGATGCTGCGAATGCAATCCATCTGCCATTGCTGCACTTCAGACGGTTACCTATCAACATTCAAACAAAATTCTTACCGATAGtgacagcaaaaaaaaaaaaaaaacacttaggGTCTGGGTGATGTTCTTGcctctttttagttttaaaactgTTTCCTAATACAATTTATGCTACTTAGCAATTCTCATCCAAAttctattaaattttgaaattttcttccaaaataagtgttttaaaaaccaaaaagcagttttgaaaatagaaatcaaacacaCTCTTATCCTTTCTAATACACTTGCTATGATCCATACACTTAACCCATCCATCTAAGATATATAGATAgtacacacacatataaattCTACATCTCTACAGCAGTTGATATACATCCAAAATCCATTACAGTTTACAATTTAGCTCACTGTCAGACTCTGATACTTCAAATCAAGtcaaaactaaaatagaaaTGATAAATAACAGTTATAAATAAGTAACTAAAGATGAACGAACTAACTAAAATTGTAGAAAGtaacagaaagaaaaaacagtGATGTAGTAAGGTTGGTAGCAAAACATGCAGCAGATCGAAAATAAAAGAATGCAGATcttaaagaggaagaagaagttgaAGTAGCGTAGTTAGTGAAAGTGGAAGAGTAGTACCCAAGAAGGGCGTGGAGAGAAGATTGGTGTCTTCCTCAGATCGTGAGGGAAGGGAAGGAAATGACACTCGCCGAATAAATGGGAGCAACACAGAGATGCTAGGGTTTTATTTAATGACTATTTTACCCTTCCCTCCCTttggtaacaaaaaaaaaaacaacagtaacaatattttttttaatttttagattaatTTCAATGTACTGTGAAAAGGTTTTAATATATCTCGCATCAGATCACCAAAACTAGACTTCCTTCTTACACCCTCATCACAAGTCAAGTCCACGGTCTTTTATGAGTTTATCCAAGATGAGAAAATTCCACAAGTTTTAGCTTTCTTTTACTGGTTAAAAAACTttcattatttgataaataatttttttaatagtcatTAGCATTTTTGAAGATTTTAATATTGTATAGATGcatcaatattaaaattttggtttttgctATTTTAACTCCCCCTTATTATTAGTACACTccactttt
Above is a window of Glycine soja cultivar W05 chromosome 12, ASM419377v2, whole genome shotgun sequence DNA encoding:
- the LOC114379767 gene encoding ADP,ATP carrier protein 3, mitochondrial-like, producing the protein MADGLHSQHPSVVQKLSGQSYLVSRLAPNHSRNCSTTGSYFNGGLQSSGLVPVTAHAPAEKGVSGFLLDFLMGGVSAAVSKTAAAPIERVKLLIQNQDEMIKSGRLSEPYKGIGDCFTRTMKDEGVIALWRGNTANVIRYFPTQALNFAFKDYFKRLFNFKKDKDGYWKWFAGNLASGGAAGASSLLFVYSLDYARTRLANDAKAAKKGGERQFNGLIDVYRKTIKSDGIAGLYRGFNISCVGIIVYRGLYFGMYDSLKPVVLVGGLQDSFFASFLLGWGITIGAGLASYPIDTVRRRMMMTSGEAVKYKSSLEAFKIIVAKEGTKSLFKGAGANILRAVAGAGVLAGYDKLQLVLFGKKYGSGGGG